Genomic window (Paenibacillus sp. 37):
ATGTTCAAGGCAAGAAAGTGTATGTGAAATACTGGGCTTCCTGGTGCTCCATCTGCCTTGCGGGTTTGGAAGACCTGAATAATCTGGCTGGTCAAAACAATGATTTTCAAGTCATTACGATTGTGACGCCAGACTACAAAGGAGAGAAATCCTCCCAAGCGTTTACCGAATGGTTTGACCAACAGCCATATGATAACATAACTGTTCTTTTGGATGAGAAAGGTGTATGGGCCAAGAAATTTGGCGTAAGAGCATATCCTAGTTCCTTTTATATTGGCTCTGATGGTATTTTAGCGAAATCGCAGCCAGGGCATGCATCTAATGAACAGATCATGGAATCATTACAAGAGATTTTGTGAGAAGGGAGGAAGTGTCATGAAAAGGACGCTGCTCGGCTTGTTCCTCCTTGTTATAGCGATCGTTGTGTCTGCTTGTGGAAACAGGGCTGAGAGCCATTCATCTTCATCTTCGATATCCACTCAACCTGTCAAGGCATCGAGTGTCTCCGAGGAAAACCTGAGTAACCTGTACTTGGCAGGAGGCTGTTTCTGGGGTGTGGAGGCATATATGGCTCGTATTCCAGGGGTTCAGGATGTGACTTCCGGTTATGCCAACGGTGAAGGAGAGAATCCAACCTATGAGGATGTTATTCGCGGAGACCAGGGGTTTGCGGAGACTGTTCATGTAAAATATGATCCGCAGCAAGTATCTTTGCAGAAATTGCTGGAATCTTATTTTCGAGTAATTGATCCTACCAGCTTGAATAAGCAGGGCAATGATCGTGGCGTTCAGTATCGGACTGGAATATATTATACGTTGCCTGAAGATGCCAAAATCATCGAGCAAGCTGTAGAGGCAGAGCAAGAAAAATATGACCAACCCATTGTAACGGAAGTAATGCCTCTGCAGAGTTATTATTTGGCGGAGGAGTACCATCAGGATTATTTGGAAAAAAATCCGAACGGATATTGTCACATTGATATGACTGTCCTGGATGACCTGGAGATTGGGATTGATCCCGCTCAATATCCACGTCCAACAGATGAACAATTAAAGGAACGATTAACAGACGAACAGTATGCAGTTGCGGTAAACAATGATACGGAGCATGCGTTCAGTAACGAATACTGGGATAATGAGGAGCCCGGTCTGTATGTTGATATTGCAACGGGAGAGCCATTGTTCACCAGCCGGGATAAGTACGATTCTGGTTGTGGGTGGCCGAGTTTTACAAAACCGATTGTACCAGAGGTTGTTACCTATACAACGGATACGAGCTTTAGTATGGAGCGCACGGAGGTACGAAGCCGGGCAGGAGATATCCACCTTGGGCATGTGTTCGATGATGGTCCCGAAGATCGTGGCGGCAAACGTTACTGTATTAATAGTTCATCGATCCGGTTTATTCCCTTAGACAAGATGGAGGAAGAACGTTATGGGTATTTACTGTCTTTTGTCGAGTAGAGAAGGGTAGCTGACTTTATCAAAATATAATAACGCCATAATTTAGAACGGTTGAGATCTCTCTATGAGGGATTTCGACCGTTTTTTATTCTGAGGCATCTAACAAAAACGGAGGTAGGCTTCTAAGATGGTTCCATCATTGTTATAATTGATAATCATTATCAATTATGGGTAGGCTTCTGGTCACAATGCCAAGGTATTGTGTGTGTTTGATCGCTTAGGAGAGGGAGTTTATATGGGAATTCAGAATGACATCAAGCTGTGGGATCAGGTACAGGTTCGCGTGCTTGATGTGCGTCTTATATCACTCGCAACACACGAGTTCATACGCAATTATGTGTTACCAACCAGCGCATTTGTGTATGTTCAAGGCAGAGGCCAGGTCTGGCTGGATGAAGAGGTATGGACTACAAACCAGTTCTTGCTGCTGCATGGGGGAAAAGGAAGACGTCTGACACTTGAAGCGACAGGGGCTTTGGAGGTACATCTGATTTTGTACAAATCAACCTTGCCCTCCAACGTGCTTGTGGAGTACCGAATGATGTTGAACCAGCGTAATCCGTTTGAAGAGTCCTGGGCGACAGTGCCGGATCATACACTTGAGCTACGTGAGCTTGTGCGGAATATACATGAATGCTGGTCAGGGCAGGAGCGAGTGAGCAAAATTCAGGTCAAAGTGTATTTCTTTCAACTGGTACAGCTTGTCTTGTTACAGCGGAGTCGCATGTTTAACGAAGTTCAACAGCCTTCGCTTACCGATCAGGTTTTGCGATATATCAAAGCTCATTACCGGGAATCGATCTCACTTGATTTGCTTGCCCAGTCCTTGAGTTACAGTCCGCAATATTTATCACGCAAATTCAAGGAACAGACGGGATGTACACCGACAGAATATGTGATTCGGTTACGAATGGCTGAGGCAAGGAGTCTGCTTGCGTCCACAGAAGCTTCATTACAGGAGATTGCTGCGTATGTGGGTTATATGGACCCGTTTTATTTCAATCGTATATTCAAAAAAGAGACCGGTATCACACCGGGACAATATCGGTTGAAGCACCAGGAAAACTCGAAATCAGTTTCAGAAAGTACATTAAATGCAACAAATGAATCCATTGTAACAGGAGGGGATGAACGTTATCCTTTAATTGATGATGATAATCATTATCAATATAAGGGAGATGAGGAAATCAACATGTTTAACCATTTTAAATCAGCGATCATGTCGCTTGCACTTGTACTCACATTGAGTGCTTGTGGAACAGCCCAGCAGGGGGCAGAAACATCCGAAGTTGCGGCTGAACCCGAACAACCGGCAGTAGTGGAAACCCAAATGGTAAATACGACCTTTGGCGAGGTAGAGATTCCTGCACATCCGGAGCGTGTTGCTGCTATTGATTATCTGGGAACGGTGCTTGCTCTTGGTGTCAAACCGATTGGTGGAGGACAATTTCTGATGAACAGCCCTTATCTGGAAGGCCACTTGGATGGTCTTGAGACCATAGGGGACTCCGTTGAACAATTGATGGAGCTGGAACCTGATCTTATTATTACATTGAATCCGGACAAGGCGGCTTATGAGAAATATAGCAAGATTGCTCCGACCGTTTCGATCGCATCCATCACATTCCCGACACTTAAGGATGAAGTGAACTATTTCGGTAAAGTCCTTGGCAAAGGAGCGGAAGCAGAGAAGTGGCTGGCTGATTTTGATGAGGAGATTGCTAAAATTAAGCAGGAAGTGCAGAGCGTTGTTCCAGCTGATACTACATTCTCCGTTATGCAGGAATATGATCGCCAAGTCTTCATTTTTGGCAATCAGTCGGGCCGGGGAGGACGTAACATCTACGAATTGCTTGGATTGCAAGCACCAAAGAACATTCCATCCGAGTTGATGCAGGGCGCTTATCATGAATTCTCCATAGAACTGCTCTCCAAATATGCCGGAGATTACATTGTGCTGACCAGCAAGTCTCAGTTGAAAGACCTTCAGGCAGATCCGATCTGGGGTTCATTACCTGCTATCAAAAATGGAAAAGTATACATATGGACGGAAGAACAATCCTGGTTCCGTGACCCTATCGCCTTGTTGAAACAGACACAGGATCTGGCTGAATGGATTATTGAACTTAATACACCGTCTAAGTAAGAAACTCCAAAAAAACCGTGCTTCCCAGTTTGCTGAGCAGCACGGTTTTCATATTTCTATGTAGGACTGAAAAGTAGAAGGGGATTAGCTGCCTGTAGGCAGATGAAGTAACAGTGTGATTACCGTATAAGAGATTATTCGCTCTTTTGTTCGTTTTGAATTTCTTGCAGATCCTCCAGCTGGAGTGTAAGGTCATTCTCGGGGTTTGCACTCACAATGACTTCTGACTGTGATTGTTGCTGACCTGGCTGATTCGACTTGGCGGCAGGTTTGATCACGTAGAGACTTTGAACGGAGTTGAGCAGGCTGGCAGGGGTGTCTTCATACGTTTCCAGGAAGAGTACATAGTCTTTGGTAGGAATCAGCTTGAGGTTGTCATCATTAAAAATCTCGGTGTTGCCAAGTTGTCCGCCAAGTTGCTTCACTTCAAGTTTTTCCCCGGCAGTGTAACCGCCCTTATAGGATTCAGCGACCTGAATCGTGTGGATCGTATAGATTTTGTCAAAAGAAGATGGATCTCCGCCCGGATCGGACGCGGGGTTTAACTCGTTTTCATTGGCAGCACCGGTAACTTGTACGATATCGTTTAAAGCTTCCACACGAGTCTCAACAACACTGCCTTTCACAATGGCATTTGCTCTCTCGGACAGGTCGCCAATGCTGGCATAACTCGGGTAATCTTCAGAAGCAATAATGGTCATGGGTGCATCGGATGGGGACGCGGTAGGTGTAACAGAAGAACATCCAACAGCAGATAAAATGAAAATGGAAGAGAGAAGCAGCGTTAATACTCGATTTTTGTTCATGGATAGGAATCCTCCTTGGATTTTTGGGATAAGTTCGTAACGGATTAGTATTTGGATTTTACGTTATTGATATCAAAGGTTTGAGGTTGGGTCATGGAATTGCGGTTACGGGAGTAAGACATAATGGAAGGACTGCTTGTTGTCGGGTTGTCACCGAGCCAGATGGAGTGTCCGAGTTCGTGGACAAATACGCTTTGAATGAAGTTGGATAAGTTGGTTGCGTCAGGGGTGATGGTGGATGCATTGAGTTCGATGCGGAAGCTTACGACTTGACTGCCGGATACGGAGGCGTAGTTGACACCATATGCTGTATTATTGAAGTTTCCTGCGGTGATGGTGTTTGGGGAGTTACTTGTTTTGGTGAATTTAACTTTGGCACCTGCATTGTTCCAGTTGGTAAGGGAAGCGTCCATGGGAGTCTGCCATGCGGAGGCGTAATTATACGTACGAATGGGGATGGTGGTGCTGGGATAACCGTAGGTTAGAAAGGTTGCCGCATAGATGGTACTGCCAAACATCGCAATCGCTGAGAACAACATGATGCTCATCAAAAACTTCCTTTTCATACTTAAAACCTCCAATAAATGTATTTTATTCTCTATCATAGTAACAAGGAATAGTTGAGTTGAAATGAGTCCGAGGTCGTTGTTTTTGTCGTGAA
Coding sequences:
- the msrB gene encoding peptide-methionine (R)-S-oxide reductase MsrB: MKRTLLGLFLLVIAIVVSACGNRAESHSSSSSISTQPVKASSVSEENLSNLYLAGGCFWGVEAYMARIPGVQDVTSGYANGEGENPTYEDVIRGDQGFAETVHVKYDPQQVSLQKLLESYFRVIDPTSLNKQGNDRGVQYRTGIYYTLPEDAKIIEQAVEAEQEKYDQPIVTEVMPLQSYYLAEEYHQDYLEKNPNGYCHIDMTVLDDLEIGIDPAQYPRPTDEQLKERLTDEQYAVAVNNDTEHAFSNEYWDNEEPGLYVDIATGEPLFTSRDKYDSGCGWPSFTKPIVPEVVTYTTDTSFSMERTEVRSRAGDIHLGHVFDDGPEDRGGKRYCINSSSIRFIPLDKMEEERYGYLLSFVE
- a CDS encoding redoxin family protein, with the protein product MKTARKWMLSVIVFAGVLLILSACGSQQTESKQTGSSSTLASTSDMSSSIMMNKGETAPEFSLLDLKGNTVGLSDVQGKKVYVKYWASWCSICLAGLEDLNNLAGQNNDFQVITIVTPDYKGEKSSQAFTEWFDQQPYDNITVLLDEKGVWAKKFGVRAYPSSFYIGSDGILAKSQPGHASNEQIMESLQEIL
- a CDS encoding AraC family transcriptional regulator, with amino-acid sequence MGIQNDIKLWDQVQVRVLDVRLISLATHEFIRNYVLPTSAFVYVQGRGQVWLDEEVWTTNQFLLLHGGKGRRLTLEATGALEVHLILYKSTLPSNVLVEYRMMLNQRNPFEESWATVPDHTLELRELVRNIHECWSGQERVSKIQVKVYFFQLVQLVLLQRSRMFNEVQQPSLTDQVLRYIKAHYRESISLDLLAQSLSYSPQYLSRKFKEQTGCTPTEYVIRLRMAEARSLLASTEASLQEIAAYVGYMDPFYFNRIFKKETGITPGQYRLKHQENSKSVSESTLNATNESIVTGGDERYPLIDDDNHYQYKGDEEINMFNHFKSAIMSLALVLTLSACGTAQQGAETSEVAAEPEQPAVVETQMVNTTFGEVEIPAHPERVAAIDYLGTVLALGVKPIGGGQFLMNSPYLEGHLDGLETIGDSVEQLMELEPDLIITLNPDKAAYEKYSKIAPTVSIASITFPTLKDEVNYFGKVLGKGAEAEKWLADFDEEIAKIKQEVQSVVPADTTFSVMQEYDRQVFIFGNQSGRGGRNIYELLGLQAPKNIPSELMQGAYHEFSIELLSKYAGDYIVLTSKSQLKDLQADPIWGSLPAIKNGKVYIWTEEQSWFRDPIALLKQTQDLAEWIIELNTPSK